The following proteins are encoded in a genomic region of Bacteroidales bacterium:
- a CDS encoding DUF2795 domain-containing protein — MYWTLELASKLEDAPWPATKEELIDFAIRSGAPLEVVENLQEVEDEGESYDSIEDIWPDYPSKDDFFFNEDEY; from the coding sequence ATGTATTGGACACTGGAATTAGCATCTAAATTAGAGGATGCACCTTGGCCTGCGACTAAAGAAGAGTTAATTGACTTTGCAATTCGTTCAGGGGCACCTTTGGAAGTTGTAGAGAATCTTCAGGAAGTAGAAGATGAAGGAGAAAGCTACGACAGCATTGAAGACATATGGCCTGACTACCCAAGTAAAGACGACTTCTTTTTTAACGAAGACGAATATTAA
- a CDS encoding cob(I)yrinic acid a,c-diamide adenosyltransferase, whose amino-acid sequence MKIYTKTGDKGETSLLDGGRVSKFNDRITAYGSTDELNSFIGLLASNDIKESHKKDMFEIQNKLFHIGSVLAIRGNQKLKIPEITEEDILSIEKKIDILNKYLPPVKSFIIPGGNQETAHCHVCRTICRRAEREVVKLASNETVDVLLIKYLNRLSDYFFVLSRALSFESGIEEKTYKY is encoded by the coding sequence ATGAAAATCTATACTAAAACCGGTGATAAAGGAGAAACATCTCTATTAGACGGGGGCAGGGTAAGTAAATTTAATGACAGAATTACGGCATACGGATCAACAGATGAACTAAATTCCTTTATAGGTTTACTGGCATCAAATGATATAAAAGAAAGCCATAAAAAAGATATGTTTGAAATTCAAAATAAATTATTCCATATTGGTTCTGTGTTGGCAATCAGAGGCAATCAAAAACTAAAAATACCTGAAATTACAGAAGAAGATATACTGTCAATTGAGAAAAAGATTGATATATTAAATAAATATCTTCCACCGGTAAAATCATTTATTATTCCCGGAGGCAATCAGGAAACTGCACATTGTCATGTTTGCAGAACTATCTGCAGAAGAGCAGAAAGAGAAGTTGTAAAACTTGCAAGTAATGAAACTGTAGATGTATTATTAATTAAATATTTGAATCGGTTGTCTGATTACTTTTTTGTATTGTCAAGAGCATTGTCTTTTGAATCAGGTATTGAAGAAAAAACTTATAAATACTGA